From Scleropages formosus chromosome 9, fSclFor1.1, whole genome shotgun sequence, one genomic window encodes:
- the shc2 gene encoding SHC-transforming protein 2 isoform X2, which translates to MSRRTRVEGMRLGGEDFTPKGSFIHKPSQGWLHADKKISGPGASYIVRYMGCIEVLKSMRSLDFNTRTQVTREAINKLYEAVPGVKGAWKKKANNKALQSIMGKSNLRFAGMSVAVNISIEGLSLLIPTTRQVIAHHPMQSISFASGGDTDTPDYVAYVAKDPVNQRACHILECCDGLAQSVISTIGQAFELQFKQYLHSPPKAIPALDRNIRTDESAWGDDDDATEHDYYNSIPGKEPPLGGVVDSRLRPPGALLGHMHTQPQSKSGSPSRRETSHPPGQLCYEVHWDTEGSSSGSSGMTSDGYLRADGQPTGSRDYEEHLYVNTQNLEGLELGADGARGGRGLESPKKDIFDMRPFEDALKLHEAGGVCMLEDRWPSPPRRRAPIAPTEEQLRREAWYHGRMSRRDAERLLARDGDFLVRDSATNPGQYVLTGMHCGLPKHLLLVDPEGVVRTKDMLFDSISHLINYHLKNELPIVAAESELHLKQVVCRKQ; encoded by the exons ATGAGCCGCAGAACCAGGGTGGAGGGCATGCGCCTGGGTGGCGAAGACTTCACCCCGAAGGGCAGCTTCATCCACAAGCCCTCGCAAGGCTGGCTGCACGCAGACAAGAAGATTTCCGGACCTGGGGCGTCTTACATCGTCAGA tatATGGGCTGTATCGAAGTGCTCAAGTCAATGCGATCCCTGGACTTCAACACTCGAACACAGGTGACAAG GGAAGCCATCAACAAGCTATATGAGGCAGTACCTGGAGTAAAGGGTGCATGGAAGAAAAAG GCCAATAACAAAGCCCTTCAGTCCATCATGGGAAAAAGCAACCTCCGTTTTGCAGGGATGAGTGTTGCTGTCAACATCTCCATCGAGGGACTCAGCCTACTGATCCCCACCACAAGGCAG GTGATCGCACACCACCCCATGCAGTCCATCTCCTTTGCTTCCGGAGGAGACACG GACACGCCGGATTATGTTGCCTACGTTGCCAAAGATCCTGTCAATCAGAGAG CCTGTCACATCCTGGAATGCTGCGACGGCCTGGCCCAGAGTGTCATCAGCACCATCGGACAAGCCTTTGAACTGCAGTTCAAGCAGTATTTACACAGCCCGCCCAAAGCCATCCCCGCACTAGACAG GAATATCAGGACAGACGAATCAGCATGGGGTGATGATGACGATGCCACGGAGCACGACTATTACAACAGCATCCCTGGGAAGGAGCCCCCACTTGGTGGCGTGGTCGACTCCAGGCTGAGGCCTCCTGGGGCCCTATTAGGCCACATGCACACCCAGCCACAAAGCAAG TCAGGGTCTCCATCAAGGAGAGAGACTTCCCACCCTCCAGGACAGCTGTGCTATGAGGTCCACTGGGATACagagggcagcagcagcggcagctcAG GTATGACCTCAGATGGGTACCTACGTGCAGATGGACAGCCTACAGGGAGCCGTGACTACGAGGAGCACCTGTATGTTAACACTCAGAACTTGGAGGGTCTGGAGCTGGGGGCTGATGGCGCCCGAGGGGGCCGTGGCCTGGAAAGCCCCAAGAAGGACATATTTGACATGC GGCCTTTCGAGGATGCTCTGAAGCTTCATGAGGCGGGCGGCGTGTGCATGCTGGAGGACCGGTGGCCCAGCCCGCCGCGTCGTCGTGCCCCCATTGCCCCTACGGAGGAGCAGCTGCGCCGTGAGGCCTGGTACCATGGCCGCATGAGTCGGCGCGATGCCGAGAGGCTGCTGGCACGTGACGGTGACTTCCTGGTGCGCGACAGTGCCACCAACCCAGGACAGTACGTCCTGACGGGCATGCATTGCGGGCTGCCCAAACACTTGCTGCTTGTGGACCCCGAGGGCGTG GTCCGCACAAAGGACATGCTGTTTGACAGCATCAGTCACCTGATAAATTATCATCTGAAAAATGAGCTGCCCATTGTAGCAGCAGAAAGCGAACTACACCTCAAGCAAGTAGTCTGCCGGAAACAGTGA
- the shc2 gene encoding SHC-transforming protein 2 isoform X1: MLLKPKYGRFRNDSVTSSDDLMQSLAMSGKVVATPVIPSASPSLPLPPLQPLGHQASTPAAQALADSPCMDGDQDGTTTFCMLIPKMPQWKFSNSLLSRSPSSSSSSKDSSKAAPQGPVGPSGVPLSGPVASLAAVLNSCDPVCVTPCSLQAIGRQRGATSSTVAGAEASGSPGGSGGAGPGMSRRTRVEGMRLGGEDFTPKGSFIHKPSQGWLHADKKISGPGASYIVRYMGCIEVLKSMRSLDFNTRTQVTREAINKLYEAVPGVKGAWKKKANNKALQSIMGKSNLRFAGMSVAVNISIEGLSLLIPTTRQVIAHHPMQSISFASGGDTDTPDYVAYVAKDPVNQRACHILECCDGLAQSVISTIGQAFELQFKQYLHSPPKAIPALDRNIRTDESAWGDDDDATEHDYYNSIPGKEPPLGGVVDSRLRPPGALLGHMHTQPQSKSGSPSRRETSHPPGQLCYEVHWDTEGSSSGSSGMTSDGYLRADGQPTGSRDYEEHLYVNTQNLEGLELGADGARGGRGLESPKKDIFDMRPFEDALKLHEAGGVCMLEDRWPSPPRRRAPIAPTEEQLRREAWYHGRMSRRDAERLLARDGDFLVRDSATNPGQYVLTGMHCGLPKHLLLVDPEGVVRTKDMLFDSISHLINYHLKNELPIVAAESELHLKQVVCRKQ, translated from the exons ATGCTACTTAAGCCAAAGTATGGCCGCTTTCGCAACGACTCTGTGACCTCCTCCGACGACCTGATGCAGAGCTTAGCCATGAGCGGCAAAGTGGTGGCCACGCCGGTCATCCCTTCTGCTTCCCCTTCCCTGCCGCTGCCCCCCCTGCAGCCCCTGGGTCACCAGGCCAGCACCCCTGCTGCCCAGGCCTTGGCTGACTCCCCCTGCATGGATGGGGACCAGGATGGGACCACCACCTTCTGCATGCTGATCCCCAAGATGCCCCAGTGGAAGTTCTCCAATTCTCTCCTTAGCCGGAGCCCTTCCAGCTCCAGTTCCAGCAAGGActccagcaaagcagccccCCAGGGGCCAGTGGGGCCCAGCGGGGTGCCACTCAGTGGCCCTGTAGCCAGCCTGGCTGCCGTCCTGAACTCTTGTGACCCGGTGTGTGTCACCCCATGTTCCCTGCAGGCGATCGGCAGGCAGCGTGGCGCTACAAGCTCCACTGTAGCGGGTGCGGAGGCTTCAGGCAGCCCAGGGGGCTCCGGCGGAGCCGGACCCGGGATGAGCCGCAGAACCAGGGTGGAGGGCATGCGCCTGGGTGGCGAAGACTTCACCCCGAAGGGCAGCTTCATCCACAAGCCCTCGCAAGGCTGGCTGCACGCAGACAAGAAGATTTCCGGACCTGGGGCGTCTTACATCGTCAGA tatATGGGCTGTATCGAAGTGCTCAAGTCAATGCGATCCCTGGACTTCAACACTCGAACACAGGTGACAAG GGAAGCCATCAACAAGCTATATGAGGCAGTACCTGGAGTAAAGGGTGCATGGAAGAAAAAG GCCAATAACAAAGCCCTTCAGTCCATCATGGGAAAAAGCAACCTCCGTTTTGCAGGGATGAGTGTTGCTGTCAACATCTCCATCGAGGGACTCAGCCTACTGATCCCCACCACAAGGCAG GTGATCGCACACCACCCCATGCAGTCCATCTCCTTTGCTTCCGGAGGAGACACG GACACGCCGGATTATGTTGCCTACGTTGCCAAAGATCCTGTCAATCAGAGAG CCTGTCACATCCTGGAATGCTGCGACGGCCTGGCCCAGAGTGTCATCAGCACCATCGGACAAGCCTTTGAACTGCAGTTCAAGCAGTATTTACACAGCCCGCCCAAAGCCATCCCCGCACTAGACAG GAATATCAGGACAGACGAATCAGCATGGGGTGATGATGACGATGCCACGGAGCACGACTATTACAACAGCATCCCTGGGAAGGAGCCCCCACTTGGTGGCGTGGTCGACTCCAGGCTGAGGCCTCCTGGGGCCCTATTAGGCCACATGCACACCCAGCCACAAAGCAAG TCAGGGTCTCCATCAAGGAGAGAGACTTCCCACCCTCCAGGACAGCTGTGCTATGAGGTCCACTGGGATACagagggcagcagcagcggcagctcAG GTATGACCTCAGATGGGTACCTACGTGCAGATGGACAGCCTACAGGGAGCCGTGACTACGAGGAGCACCTGTATGTTAACACTCAGAACTTGGAGGGTCTGGAGCTGGGGGCTGATGGCGCCCGAGGGGGCCGTGGCCTGGAAAGCCCCAAGAAGGACATATTTGACATGC GGCCTTTCGAGGATGCTCTGAAGCTTCATGAGGCGGGCGGCGTGTGCATGCTGGAGGACCGGTGGCCCAGCCCGCCGCGTCGTCGTGCCCCCATTGCCCCTACGGAGGAGCAGCTGCGCCGTGAGGCCTGGTACCATGGCCGCATGAGTCGGCGCGATGCCGAGAGGCTGCTGGCACGTGACGGTGACTTCCTGGTGCGCGACAGTGCCACCAACCCAGGACAGTACGTCCTGACGGGCATGCATTGCGGGCTGCCCAAACACTTGCTGCTTGTGGACCCCGAGGGCGTG GTCCGCACAAAGGACATGCTGTTTGACAGCATCAGTCACCTGATAAATTATCATCTGAAAAATGAGCTGCCCATTGTAGCAGCAGAAAGCGAACTACACCTCAAGCAAGTAGTCTGCCGGAAACAGTGA